One window of Robiginitalea biformata HTCC2501 genomic DNA carries:
- a CDS encoding type I phosphomannose isomerase catalytic subunit codes for MYPLKFQPIFKERLWGGNKLRTVLEKEADGDTVGESWELSGVPGDATTLVNGPYAGKTLPELIGEFPGEVLGNEVLERFGEEFPILIKFIDARLDLSIQLHPGDELARTRHNSFGKTEMWYILDADPGAELIVGFREDVSRERYQQALEGGTLTDLLHYQPVSTGDAFFINSGKIHAIGGGILLAEIQQSSDVTYRVYDFNRRDAQGKLRELHTDLALDAIDYRRRDDFVLDYSRQPNTSNSLARSPYFNTDYLKLDRDRDLQFDGKSFTVFMCLSGTATLVAGGVAEEFRAGETLMLPAAVHKARLATNGCELLQVTA; via the coding sequence TTGTATCCATTAAAATTCCAACCCATTTTCAAAGAGCGCCTTTGGGGTGGCAATAAACTGCGAACGGTACTGGAAAAGGAAGCCGATGGAGACACGGTGGGGGAAAGTTGGGAATTATCCGGAGTGCCGGGAGACGCCACAACCCTTGTTAACGGACCGTATGCCGGCAAAACCCTGCCGGAACTCATCGGGGAATTCCCCGGGGAAGTTCTGGGGAATGAGGTCCTGGAACGTTTTGGGGAGGAATTTCCGATCCTGATTAAATTTATCGATGCCCGGCTGGACCTTTCCATCCAGTTGCATCCCGGGGACGAACTGGCCCGGACCCGCCACAACAGTTTTGGCAAAACGGAGATGTGGTATATCCTGGATGCCGACCCGGGCGCCGAGCTCATTGTTGGCTTCAGGGAGGATGTATCCCGGGAGCGCTACCAGCAAGCCCTGGAAGGAGGTACACTGACGGATCTGCTGCACTATCAGCCGGTATCCACGGGGGATGCATTCTTTATCAATAGCGGGAAGATCCATGCAATTGGCGGGGGTATCCTGTTGGCGGAGATCCAGCAGAGTTCGGATGTTACTTATCGGGTTTACGATTTCAACCGCCGGGATGCGCAGGGGAAGTTGCGGGAACTCCACACGGACCTCGCCCTCGATGCCATCGACTACCGGCGCCGTGACGATTTTGTCCTGGATTATTCCAGGCAGCCGAATACGTCAAACAGCTTGGCCCGCAGTCCTTATTTCAACACGGATTACCTGAAACTGGACCGGGACAGGGATCTGCAATTTGACGGGAAGTCATTTACGGTTTTTATGTGTCTGTCGGGTACAGCCACCCTGGTTGCAGGTGGGGTAGCCGAAGAATTCCGTGCCGGGGAGACGCTGATGCTGCCGGCAGCCGTTCACAAGGCCCGGTTGGCGACCAACGGGTGCGAATTACTGCAAGTGACAGCCTGA
- a CDS encoding 6-pyruvoyl trahydropterin synthase family protein produces MRVTVSRKAHFNAAHRLYRPDWDDARNREVFGKCSNPLYHGHNYELIVSVTGPIDPETGFVVDMAELKVLIRDKVEDALDHKNLNEEVPEFRELNPTAENIAVVIWDKLRPHIPASCDLEITLYETPRNFVSYRGAE; encoded by the coding sequence ATGCGAGTAACCGTTAGCAGAAAAGCACATTTCAACGCCGCTCACAGGCTTTACCGGCCGGATTGGGACGACGCCCGGAACCGGGAGGTATTCGGAAAATGCAGCAATCCGCTGTACCACGGCCACAATTACGAGTTGATTGTCAGTGTTACGGGTCCGATTGATCCGGAAACCGGTTTTGTTGTGGATATGGCAGAGCTCAAAGTTCTAATCCGGGATAAAGTGGAGGATGCCCTGGACCATAAGAACCTCAATGAGGAGGTCCCTGAGTTTAGGGAACTCAACCCGACAGCCGAGAATATTGCAGTGGTAATCTGGGATAAACTCCGGCCCCACATCCCCGCTTCATGTGACCTGGAAATCACCCTGTATGAAACCCCGAGAAACTTCGTTTCCTACCGGGGCGCTGAATAA
- the idi gene encoding isopentenyl-diphosphate Delta-isomerase, which translates to MEEQVILVNEQDQVLGTMPKMEAHEKARLHRAFSVFVLNHKGETMLQQRAAHKYHSPGLWTNTCCSHQRVGETNIQAGKRRLEEEMGFQTDLQDLFSFIYKAPFDNGLTEHELDHVLLGHFEGEPNINPDEVADWKWMGLEEIREDLEANPGAYTAWFRIIFERFHNYVMTHNLK; encoded by the coding sequence ATGGAAGAACAAGTAATCCTTGTCAACGAGCAAGACCAAGTCCTCGGGACCATGCCCAAAATGGAGGCTCATGAAAAAGCCCGGTTGCACAGGGCATTTTCGGTTTTCGTACTGAACCACAAAGGGGAGACCATGTTACAACAGCGCGCCGCCCACAAGTACCATTCCCCGGGCCTCTGGACTAACACCTGTTGCAGCCACCAAAGAGTAGGGGAGACCAACATCCAGGCTGGCAAGCGGCGGTTGGAAGAGGAAATGGGTTTTCAAACAGACTTGCAGGACCTTTTTTCTTTTATCTATAAAGCCCCTTTCGACAACGGCCTTACGGAGCACGAACTGGACCATGTCCTGCTGGGTCATTTCGAGGGCGAGCCCAACATCAATCCGGATGAGGTAGCCGACTGGAAATGGATGGGGCTGGAAGAGATTCGCGAAGACCTGGAGGCGAACCCGGGAGCCTATACCGCATGGTTTAGGATTATATTTGAACGCTTTCACAACTACGTGATGACGCACAACCTCAAGTGA
- a CDS encoding PorP/SprF family type IX secretion system membrane protein, with amino-acid sequence MVILLCIEVSVQGQQDAQYTQYMYNTVSINPGYAGSRGNLSIAALYRSQWVGLDGAPKTQTFNLHTPVGYRGVGMGLSIVNDQIGPTSETAFDGDFSYTLQVGPEQRLSFGLKASVHMLDIRFSELNSDPNYPDAQLQSDIQNRLSPNIGAGIYYHTEHFYAGLSVPRFLETSHFDESSLSTAKEQMNFYMITGYVWDFDPLWKFKPSILTKATLGAPLQVDVSANFMYNEKFIFGAAYRWDAAFSGMVGFNISPSFLIGVAYDREITELGSAAFNDGSFEVILRYDFLRMVGNIKSPRFF; translated from the coding sequence ATGGTTATTCTCCTCTGTATTGAAGTGTCGGTACAAGGACAGCAGGATGCACAATATACCCAGTATATGTACAATACGGTTTCCATCAACCCGGGTTATGCCGGGTCGCGCGGCAACCTGAGTATTGCAGCACTCTACAGGTCGCAGTGGGTTGGCCTGGATGGCGCCCCGAAGACGCAGACCTTCAACCTGCATACTCCGGTAGGGTACCGAGGCGTGGGGATGGGCCTGTCGATTGTCAACGACCAGATCGGACCTACCTCGGAGACTGCTTTTGACGGGGATTTTTCCTATACGCTTCAGGTGGGGCCGGAGCAGCGCCTGAGCTTTGGATTAAAGGCCAGCGTCCACATGCTGGACATCCGTTTTTCCGAACTCAATTCCGACCCGAATTACCCGGATGCCCAGTTGCAATCCGATATCCAGAACCGGCTTTCCCCGAATATCGGCGCCGGTATTTATTACCATACCGAGCATTTCTATGCCGGGTTGTCGGTGCCGCGGTTCCTGGAGACCAGCCACTTTGACGAATCCTCACTGTCCACCGCAAAAGAACAGATGAACTTTTATATGATCACGGGCTATGTCTGGGACTTCGACCCGCTTTGGAAATTCAAACCGAGTATCCTGACCAAAGCGACCCTTGGGGCACCCCTGCAGGTGGACGTGTCGGCCAATTTCATGTACAACGAAAAGTTTATTTTCGGCGCAGCATACCGTTGGGATGCCGCCTTCAGCGGCATGGTAGGCTTCAATATTTCCCCCTCCTTCCTCATCGGGGTGGCCTATGACAGGGAAATTACCGAGTTGGGTAGCGCCGCATTCAACGATGGCTCATTTGAAGTGATCCTCCGCTATGACTTCCTGCGAATGGTTGGCAATATCAAGTCTCCGCGATTCTTCTGA
- a CDS encoding Ig-like domain-containing protein — protein MKLKLLHTAILSVGLFLIAGISQLHGQFLLQAPNAGDESNYRWYEASDTSTVLSTDFFYEATQPGVYFATYDGTLCGSNATGYFILTDCNSPDNEVTLDISANVNGGATVTWSPAVGGDPLRPMVIADQTVRNYTASVIKAGVSSPLPEFTVVCMQQAAVLVDDTAITDEDVALNIPIYANDSSLPQDGSLTATDPAGGTVTIDQNGTPNDPTDDILTYTPDPDFNGTDSFDYTVCNTSGDCSTGTVTVTVNPIVDAFDDAIATNENEATIADILANDNDIPTSGSLTTTAPANGTLALDDGGTPGDPSDDTVTYTPDPGFTGSDSFTYTLCDALGNCSTATVTVLVNAVGLDIDADNDGIVDSFEDLDLDGDGNPATNPTDTDGDGVPDYLDIDSDDDGVPDNIEGQSTAGYIPPGGTDANMNGLDDVYENGGAVGIVPEDTDGDGIPDYVDSDSDNDGVPDSVEANDIDMDGFAETVIVGSDKDGDGLDDGFEGTTAIDINVNDGKDDPINDWPDTDGDGELDYRDTDDDGDQILTAGEDANGDGIFYNDDMDGDGIPDYLEPNSSAEDLEVFNVVTPNGDGAHDYLTIAGIQDFPNNTIRIYNRWGVLVFTTRAYDTQGNVFDGTSQGRATIAQDNKLPVGTYFYILDFEDENGVMRTRTGYLYLNR, from the coding sequence TTGAAACTCAAGTTGCTTCATACCGCAATCCTCTCTGTTGGCCTGTTCCTGATCGCGGGTATATCCCAACTGCATGGGCAGTTCCTGTTGCAGGCCCCCAATGCGGGAGATGAATCGAATTACCGCTGGTACGAGGCATCGGATACGAGCACCGTCCTGAGTACGGATTTTTTTTACGAGGCAACCCAGCCGGGTGTTTATTTCGCCACCTATGACGGAACGCTTTGCGGCTCGAACGCAACCGGATATTTTATACTTACAGATTGCAATAGCCCGGACAATGAAGTCACGCTTGATATCTCCGCAAATGTAAACGGTGGTGCGACGGTGACCTGGAGTCCGGCTGTGGGCGGAGACCCCCTTCGCCCCATGGTTATAGCCGACCAGACCGTCCGGAACTATACGGCTTCGGTCATAAAAGCCGGCGTGAGTTCACCGCTACCGGAATTCACGGTTGTTTGTATGCAGCAGGCCGCTGTGCTGGTGGACGACACGGCTATTACCGACGAGGATGTGGCATTGAATATCCCGATATACGCCAACGACAGCAGCCTCCCCCAGGACGGCTCCCTGACAGCTACGGATCCGGCTGGCGGCACGGTGACTATCGACCAGAACGGCACCCCGAACGATCCTACAGATGATATCCTCACCTACACCCCGGATCCTGATTTCAACGGGACGGATTCTTTTGATTATACAGTTTGCAACACATCCGGGGATTGCAGTACGGGAACGGTTACCGTAACGGTCAACCCGATTGTCGACGCCTTTGATGATGCGATTGCCACCAATGAAAATGAGGCAACAATTGCCGATATCCTGGCAAACGATAACGACATACCCACCTCCGGGTCCCTGACCACCACGGCGCCTGCCAATGGCACGCTCGCGTTGGATGACGGCGGCACGCCCGGGGATCCTTCGGATGATACGGTGACCTACACGCCTGATCCCGGATTTACCGGCTCGGACAGCTTTACCTATACCCTTTGCGATGCCCTGGGAAATTGCAGCACCGCCACTGTGACGGTTCTGGTGAATGCCGTTGGGCTCGATATCGATGCGGATAACGACGGTATCGTGGATAGCTTTGAAGACCTGGATCTGGACGGCGATGGCAACCCGGCCACCAACCCGACGGATACGGACGGGGATGGAGTCCCGGATTACCTGGATATTGACAGCGATGACGACGGCGTACCGGATAATATCGAAGGGCAGTCCACAGCCGGCTACATTCCCCCGGGAGGTACGGACGCCAATATGAACGGGCTGGATGACGTGTATGAGAACGGCGGGGCCGTGGGGATTGTCCCTGAAGATACCGATGGGGATGGCATACCGGATTACGTGGACAGCGACAGCGACAACGACGGGGTACCCGACAGCGTTGAGGCGAACGACATCGACATGGATGGATTTGCGGAGACTGTAATTGTGGGGTCCGACAAAGACGGGGACGGCCTGGACGACGGATTCGAAGGGACAACGGCCATTGATATCAACGTCAACGACGGCAAGGACGACCCCATCAACGACTGGCCCGATACCGACGGGGACGGGGAGCTCGATTACCGGGATACGGACGATGACGGCGACCAGATCCTCACCGCGGGCGAGGACGCCAACGGCGACGGCATCTTCTACAACGACGATATGGACGGGGACGGTATCCCGGACTACCTGGAGCCCAATAGCTCTGCCGAAGACCTGGAGGTTTTCAATGTGGTTACCCCCAACGGGGATGGCGCACACGATTACCTGACAATTGCGGGGATCCAGGATTTCCCGAATAACACGATCCGGATCTACAACCGCTGGGGCGTACTGGTGTTCACCACACGGGCCTACGATACGCAGGGCAACGTTTTTGACGGCACTTCACAGGGCCGGGCCACGATTGCCCAGGACAACAAATTACCGGTGGGAACCTATTTCTATATACTGGATTTTGAGGATGAGAATGGGGTGATGCGCACCCGGACCGGATACCTTTACTTAAACCGATAA
- a CDS encoding Calx-beta domain-containing protein — MRHSNPYFLRINCRLVCLLVCCVVLGGLHNAFGQDTFRDNFSSTSYSNNDGTLNFSAAWNEDNDDNNPSNGRIRIISNQLRFQNMDNARISRTLNLAGATSVTLTLDYNRTNGNEDIDVQLWDGSGFNTVANLAGTGSISYTLAPNEISASSEIRFITGSGNWGGSETVFVDNVLFTANFSPSISIDDVAVNEDDGVAVFTVSLQLDAPGAFSVDYATADGTAVAGSDYTTTSGTLNFLGTDGETQTITVPLIDDSIPEYLDETFTVTLSNISDPGVVILDGSGEGTISDDEYLFNTPLVLKEEFDGYVDYTTTGGTLRTQSNNTDPCAITTSSSNSLIGNIPATATIDKAILYWSHSGATPDTQVNLDGNTIDADFLYGSSLTNRTFYGGRADITTYVASLPSLSTHNFTFSGLTIDNTGSYCSTATTLGAWSIMVFYTDNGLPASTINVYEGFSGESNSSSSYTLGGFFAIGASGAKTTVLSWEGDQTLSNNELLTVTTGLGTFTLAGDGDNNGITTNNPFNSTIFDNTVTPTINNAAAYGIDLDTYDVSPYVQPGESSVTTTVQSGQDFVLVNAVVLKVPSNLVTGIVFEDLNYGGGPGRNRATAGGVPLEGVTMELYDSGGGLRETTTTNAAGRYVFGGMANGTYTIRAVNNSVRSSRTGGAGCTECFPVQTFKTDFILGALVEDTDAVGGEDPSAEDPGPGSLNNAQSRSSMTILNQGVAGMDFGFNFNTIVNTNETGQGSLSQFITNANNLDESGLDIVANALFDPGAGEDVSIFMIPPTGDALGRSADPEYSAGVFNIEQPIGDPLPEISADNTFIDGRTQTAYSGDTNSGTTGSGGTPVGVSGSLLPDFDLPEIQVHRNDGDVFRIAAANTTVRNLSIFANDEAAIRLNSGDANVRENLLGVDASGTNVGNILYGIHQAGGSLLAEANYIATNEEAGILVAGGTSSRIRDNQLSANGGDKCFDNITITGGSGIVIERNLIENAAALGIDGLASLGGITISENSITGSGQDGGSCSGVIENAGIRLGGSNSSISNNVIYSNGGAGIVLAGNGTSGNTISQNSIFANGTAGDALGIDLGGPGGADPMGDGVSYNDSGDTDNGPNGLINFPVLAGAYIQGTELIVKGWARPGDLVEVFFSDIQEGTATIGDNQLGNNYDYGEGQTFIGSATEGSGSDLDGATASYADLDGNTDTTNRFEFRFPLPAGTDIGDLLTGTATGAGSTSEFSPMIEIRVPTLITNRRITYRVNPN; from the coding sequence ATGCGTCATTCGAACCCTTACTTTTTACGGATCAACTGCCGGCTGGTTTGCCTGCTGGTATGTTGCGTAGTCCTGGGGGGACTCCATAATGCATTTGGCCAGGATACCTTCCGGGACAATTTCAGTTCCACCTCGTATTCCAACAATGACGGTACATTGAACTTTTCGGCCGCCTGGAACGAGGACAACGACGACAACAACCCATCAAACGGGCGGATACGGATCATCAGCAACCAATTGCGGTTCCAGAATATGGACAACGCCCGGATCAGCAGGACTCTGAACCTGGCCGGTGCCACATCAGTGACACTCACCCTGGATTACAACCGGACCAACGGGAATGAGGACATCGACGTACAGCTCTGGGACGGCAGCGGCTTCAATACCGTTGCCAATCTGGCTGGTACGGGGTCCATCAGTTATACCCTGGCGCCCAATGAAATTTCTGCCAGTTCCGAAATTCGGTTTATAACCGGTAGCGGCAACTGGGGCGGCTCGGAAACTGTATTTGTCGACAATGTCTTGTTCACAGCGAATTTCTCGCCGAGTATTTCGATAGACGACGTGGCTGTCAACGAAGATGACGGCGTAGCCGTGTTTACCGTAAGCCTCCAGCTGGATGCCCCCGGCGCTTTCTCTGTAGATTATGCTACCGCGGACGGGACCGCCGTAGCCGGCAGCGACTACACAACTACATCCGGCACCTTGAATTTCCTGGGCACAGATGGGGAAACCCAAACGATAACTGTCCCGCTCATCGACGATTCCATTCCCGAATACCTGGACGAAACCTTTACGGTGACCCTGAGCAATATCAGCGACCCGGGGGTGGTGATCCTTGACGGGAGCGGGGAAGGGACGATCTCGGATGATGAATACCTGTTTAACACGCCCCTGGTCCTCAAGGAAGAATTTGACGGCTACGTGGATTATACCACCACTGGCGGGACACTCAGGACTCAGTCCAACAATACCGACCCCTGTGCAATTACCACGAGTTCAAGCAATTCGCTTATCGGGAATATCCCGGCTACGGCCACCATCGACAAAGCCATTCTGTACTGGTCGCATTCCGGAGCTACGCCGGATACCCAGGTGAACCTGGACGGGAATACCATCGATGCGGATTTCCTATATGGGAGTTCCCTGACCAATCGTACCTTTTATGGCGGACGTGCCGATATCACCACCTATGTGGCGTCCCTGCCATCCCTGTCTACACACAATTTCACCTTTTCCGGCCTGACCATCGACAATACAGGCAGTTATTGTTCCACGGCCACAACCCTGGGAGCCTGGAGCATCATGGTATTCTATACGGACAATGGGCTGCCGGCATCCACCATCAACGTCTACGAGGGCTTCAGCGGGGAGAGCAATTCTTCCTCGAGTTATACGCTGGGGGGCTTTTTCGCAATTGGGGCATCCGGTGCGAAAACGACCGTATTGTCCTGGGAAGGTGACCAGACCCTCAGCAACAACGAGCTATTAACGGTCACCACCGGTTTGGGTACTTTTACCCTGGCCGGCGATGGGGATAACAATGGAATTACTACCAATAACCCCTTCAACTCCACCATATTCGACAATACGGTAACTCCTACGATTAACAATGCAGCCGCCTACGGAATCGACCTGGATACGTATGATGTGTCGCCATACGTGCAACCCGGGGAATCCAGTGTGACGACCACTGTCCAGTCCGGGCAGGATTTTGTGCTGGTCAATGCGGTGGTATTGAAAGTACCTTCCAACCTGGTTACCGGGATAGTCTTTGAAGATTTGAATTACGGGGGGGGACCCGGACGGAACCGCGCTACGGCCGGCGGTGTGCCGCTGGAGGGCGTGACCATGGAACTCTACGACTCGGGGGGCGGCCTCCGGGAGACCACCACAACCAATGCAGCCGGGCGGTACGTTTTCGGGGGGATGGCCAACGGCACGTATACGATCCGGGCCGTCAACAATTCGGTGCGTTCCTCCCGGACAGGCGGGGCTGGCTGCACGGAATGCTTCCCTGTACAGACCTTTAAAACAGATTTTATCCTGGGTGCACTTGTGGAGGACACCGATGCGGTAGGGGGGGAGGACCCCTCGGCCGAAGACCCGGGCCCTGGATCGCTTAACAACGCCCAGTCGCGGAGCAGCATGACGATCCTCAACCAGGGGGTGGCCGGGATGGACTTTGGGTTTAACTTTAATACGATTGTCAACACAAACGAAACGGGCCAGGGATCCCTCAGTCAGTTTATAACAAATGCCAATAACCTGGACGAGAGCGGCCTGGATATCGTCGCAAATGCCCTTTTTGACCCGGGAGCGGGAGAAGATGTTTCTATTTTCATGATTCCACCTACCGGCGATGCCCTGGGTCGCAGTGCGGATCCGGAGTACAGTGCAGGGGTTTTCAATATCGAACAACCCATTGGGGATCCTTTACCGGAAATATCGGCAGATAATACGTTTATCGACGGCCGGACCCAAACCGCTTATAGCGGGGACACGAATTCCGGTACAACGGGGTCCGGGGGTACTCCGGTAGGTGTATCCGGCAGTTTGCTGCCAGACTTCGACCTGCCGGAAATTCAGGTCCACCGGAATGACGGGGATGTATTTCGAATAGCCGCGGCAAACACCACTGTCCGGAACCTTTCGATTTTTGCAAACGACGAAGCGGCCATCCGGCTCAATAGCGGGGATGCCAATGTTCGGGAAAACTTGCTGGGGGTCGATGCATCAGGAACCAATGTCGGCAACATCCTGTATGGGATCCACCAGGCCGGAGGTAGTTTACTGGCTGAGGCCAATTACATCGCAACCAACGAAGAGGCGGGAATCCTGGTTGCAGGAGGCACATCTTCCCGGATTCGGGATAACCAGTTGTCTGCGAACGGTGGCGACAAGTGCTTCGACAATATTACCATCACCGGCGGGTCCGGGATTGTTATTGAGCGCAACCTGATAGAGAATGCCGCAGCCCTGGGAATTGACGGCCTGGCCTCCCTTGGTGGAATCACCATCAGCGAGAATTCCATTACCGGATCCGGCCAGGATGGGGGATCCTGCAGCGGCGTGATAGAAAATGCCGGAATTCGCCTAGGAGGCAGTAATTCCAGCATCAGCAACAACGTCATTTACAGCAACGGTGGTGCCGGGATTGTCCTGGCTGGAAACGGGACCTCCGGCAATACGATTTCCCAAAACTCCATCTTCGCCAATGGCACGGCTGGGGATGCACTTGGAATTGACCTGGGTGGCCCGGGCGGAGCGGATCCCATGGGGGATGGCGTGTCCTACAACGATTCAGGCGACACCGACAACGGCCCGAATGGGCTCATAAATTTCCCGGTGTTGGCCGGGGCTTATATCCAGGGTACCGAACTGATAGTCAAGGGATGGGCGCGCCCCGGCGATCTCGTTGAAGTCTTCTTTTCGGATATCCAGGAAGGTACGGCTACCATCGGGGATAACCAACTCGGCAATAACTACGACTACGGCGAAGGTCAGACTTTTATCGGCTCCGCAACCGAAGGATCCGGAAGCGATCTGGACGGTGCCACGGCATCCTATGCCGACCTGGATGGAAATACGGATACCACCAACCGCTTTGAATTCCGTTTTCCGCTGCCCGCGGGCACGGATATTGGCGATTTGCTTACAGGGACAGCTACGGGTGCGGGCAGCACCTCCGAGTTTAGCCCGATGATCGAAATTCGGGTACCCACTTTGATCACTAACCGCCGTATCACCTATCGGGTGAATCCCAATTGA